The Pseudomonas oryzicola genomic sequence TGGTGGTGATGCTGGTACTGGGTTACCTGACCCACTCGGTCTGGGCGCTGGTCATCGCCGGCCTGGTGTCGGCCCTGGCCTGGACCCTGCTCGGCCATACCGCCCTCGAGGGGCCGCGCAACCGCCTGCAGTGGGACCGCAGTGCGTTGAACGAACTGATCGTGTTTGGCCGCTGGATCCTGTTGTCGTCGATGGTTGGCGTGCTGGCCATGTACGGGGACCGCATCTGGTTCGGAGCCAGCATGACGACAGCGCAACTGGGGGTCTATTCGATAGCCGTACTCATCCTGGGGGCCGTACAGACCGCACTGATGAAAATTTTCGGGGCGGTGGCGCTACCCGCCTTCAGCGAAGCAGCCCGAGCCGACGACAAGGAGCGCCTGAAGGCGTTGTATCACCGCTTCCGCCTGCTGGTCGACCTGCTGGTGTTGTTCATCTGTGGGGGGTTCCTCACTGCCAGCCCGTTGCTGATCGGCTGGCTGTACGACGACCGCTACCGTGAAGCTGGCCCGATGCTGGCGATTCTTTCGCTGTCGTTCCTGACATTGCGCTATACCTTGGCACACCAGGTGTGGATTGCCCTGGGCCTGACCAAGTATCAAGCCATCGACAACATCATCCGCCTGGTCTCGCTGTGGGGGCTGCTGCCGTTGTTGCTGACGCTTGGCGGAGCGGAGTGGGCGATCTGGGGGGTGGCCCTGCACACCCTGCCGACGCTGGTGCTGATCGTGTACGTGAATTGCAAGCTGGATATCTTCAGCCTCAAACGTGAGCTGATGGTGCTGCCGATGCTACTGCTCGGGGCGCTTTGCGGGGCGCTGCTGACAGCCTTTTTCAATTGGCTGTGATGCAGCTTGCCGAGAGAGACTTTCAAGGGCACAGGCCACCGGACCATGGGCAAGTTTACTTTCTGTGCTGCGCAGTTGGGGCGCAGGAGCTTTATCCAGAGTTGTGTCTTGCTGGGCGTCGGCGGGGCAGTGTTCGGTACTGCAACGGCCATTGCCAGCGAACGTGGCGCCAAGCGCGGGCACGTGTTGATCAATGGCTGGGTGTTGCCGTCCCGTTACTTCCGGAACGAGCAGGCATGATCAACGATTACCAACTGCAGAAGACCCTGCGCGACAATTATGACGTCTGCATCATCGGCGCCGGCCCGGCCGGCATCACCCTGGCGCTGCGCCTGGCCGCCGCTGGCTGGCGGGTGCTGCTTGCCGAAGGTGGCGGGCGCGAGTACTCATCACTCTCGCAAGACTTGTATGCCTGCAAGTCCACCGGCCTGGAACTGTATGCCAAGGAGTCCCGCCTGCGTTACCTGGGTGGCACATCGAACCACTGGGCTGGCCGTTGCCGGCCGTTCACTGCTTCGGATTTCGCCCTCCCTCCCATCGGCGGCTTGCCTGGTTGGCCGATTCCCTATTCGGAAATTGCCGGCTACCTGCCTGCCGCCATGGAAATCGTCGACTTGCCGCCTGGGTCGGACTTCGAGGCAATCAACAGCGGGCTCGGTGGCGACGAGTTCGAGCCAGACCGCTTTCTGCTCAGCCCGCCAACGCGGTTTGCGCAGAAATACGCCACCGCCCTGGAGCAGACCGAAGGCCTGGACGTGTTCATCAACTGCAACTGCGTGGACCTGGAGTTCGACGAGGCCACCGGCAACCTGGCCGCAGTGGTTCTGTCCGATTACCAGCGCAATCGCCAGCGCCTGGTGGCGAGAACCTTCGTGCTGGCCACCGGCGGCATCGAGAATGCCAGGCAACTGCTCAACAGCGAATCGTTGCTGAGGGCGGGTATCGTGAGCAAGGACGGGTTGGTCGGGAGCTGTTTCATGGAGCACCTGAACATCGACCTTGGCAGCTTCATCCTCAAGTCGGGGCTCGCTCCTGCACCGCGCGAGTACTTCACCACCGATGCCTTCATTGACGAATACAAGGCCGGCAAGGGCAATGTCAGGGCTGCCTTGCTGGCCGAAGTACAGACCTACGGGCGCACCGCCGAGGTCAAGCACTTTCTGGAGAACCTGGCCTGCGACATGGGTGTCGCCAGCAAGATCGCCTTCGTGGCCCGGTTCAGTTGCCCCGGCGACGGTCTCATCAGCACCCTGATCGAACAGTTCCCCAACCTGTATAGCCGTATTTCGCTGCTGGATGAGAAGGACGCACTCGGTGTGGCCAAGGTCAACGTCAATTGGGCCCTGAGTGCTGATGACCGCCACACCATCAAGTGCATTGGCAGTGAGCTGGCCAAGCAGTGGGCCGACATGGACCTGGGGTTCATCAAGCTCAATGATTATGTCTATGACACTTCGATACCGTTGAGGTTGTCACCCCATGCCCACCACATGGGGACTACGCGCATGGCGTCCTCTGCCCAAACCGGTGTCGTCGACAGCAACTGCAAGGTATTCGGTATTGGCAACCTCTACATCGCCGGCAGCAGCATCTTTGCTACCGGCGGGGCCTCCAATCCGACCCTGCCGTTGTTGCAATTTGCCCTGCGCCTGGCCGACCACCTCGATGCCAGGATGAGCGCGGCCAGGGATGCGCTGGGGTGATAAATGTTGTGAACGGGTTGAGTGCGTTGCGGTCAGCACCTACAAGAACGAGACCGAATGCGCCTCAGGAACAGTCCAGATTGCTTTGATTGCGAGGCTGGCAGCATGAAAGGATGGATACGCAAGGCAGTGGCGCAGTATGTTCATGCAACCGGGCGTGGCAGCTCGTTCTACCGCAGGTTCTGCAGGCCCACGGCACTCGAGTGGGGCGCGTACCTCAGCCGCTGGGGCAACTTTCATTCGGTGGGCAGCCACTTCCACGCCAACCCAGGCAGCAAGTTTCTCGACCCTTCATTGGTGCGTATCGGCAACAGTGTGGGCCTGGCCGACTGCACACTGATCGGTCATGACGGGGTGGTATTGCTGATCGAGCACCGCTTCGGCAAACACCTGGACTCGGTCGGCTATATCGACATCAGGGACAACTGCTTCATCGGCCATGGCGCGATCATCATGCCCCGCGTGACCATCGGGCCAGAGTCGATCGTCGCGGCAGGCGCGGTAGTGACCAAGGACGTGCCACCAGGCACGGTATTCGGTGGCAACCCGGCAGAATTCATCTGCACCACCGAGGAGTTGATCAAACGGGTCGAGGCACGTTGCGAAGCCTACCCGTGGATCGACCTGGTCAAGCAGCGCAACGGCGCCTATGACCCCGAGCTGGAGCCGCTGCTGATGGCGCAAAGGCGCCAGTACTTCTTTGGGGACGGCAGCAATGGCTAGCAAACCGGTCGATGTCCTGGTGGTCAATTTCAACACCGCCGGGCTGCTGCAGCCGATGTTCGATGCACTGCGCCGGGCCGACAGCGAACGGCTGGCCAACTACCTGGTGGTGGACAACGCCTCGGTGGATGACTCGCTGCAGCGCATGGCCGAGGTGTGCCCGCAGGCGCTGCTGCTGAGCAACAAGCACAACGTGGGTTTCGGCCGGGCCAACAACCAGTTGCTGGCGCACCTGCAGGGCAAATACGCCTTGCTGCTGAACACCGACGCTTTCGTGGCTGCCGATGCCCTGCAGAAAACCCTCGATTACATGGAGGCGCACCCGGATTGCGGCGTGCTGGGTGTGCGCCTGGAGGGCCGCGACGGCGATCTGCAGCCGAGCTGCCGCTACTTTCCGACACCGCTCAATGTGTTTGCCGGGCGCACCGGGCTGGGGCGTTTCTTGCCGGGCCTGAAGATGGTCGATGACATGGACTGGGACCACGCGTCAGTGCGCGAATGCGACTGGCTGCCGGGTTGCTTCTACCTGGTGCGCCGCGAAGTGCTCGACCAGGTAGGCCTGTTCGACCCGCGCTACTTTCTCTATTACGAAGAGGTCGACCACTGCAAGCGGGTGAAGGCGGCGGGCTGGAAGGTGGTGTTCTACCCGCATACCACAGTGGTGCACATCGGCGGGGAGAGTTCACGCTCGGTAGCCGAACTGGAGGCAGCCAGCCGACAGATTTCGGCGTATCAGATCGAAAGCGAGCTGCTGTACTTTCGCAAGCATCACGGCTTGGCGGGGCTTGCCCTGCACATGCTGCTGGTGACCCTCGGCGATCTGGTGCTGGCACTCAAGGCGCTGTTGAAACGACGCGGCTGGGGCGCTATACGCGCCTGCTGGCGTCACTGCCGGACGACCTGGTCACTGTTGTTCAAGACCCGGTACGCCAGCCAAGCGACAAGGTAGGTGGAGCCATGTTCGAGAATATACGTGCCGACCTGCGGGCCCATGGTGGCGACTGGGGTGCCCAGGGCTTCTGGGTATTGCTGGTGTACCGCTTCGGCCGCTGGCGCTATGGCGTGCGCCCGGCATTGCTGCGCAAGCTGTTTTCGCTGCTGTACAAGGTGTTGTTCAAATGCGTGCAGATCATCACCGGCGTGGAGTTACCGTGCGAAGTGGTGATCGGCCGCAACTTCGTCATCGACCATTTTGGCGGCATCGTGATCAGCGGCTATGCCCGGTTTGGCGATGACTGTCGTATTCGCAACGGCGTGGTGGTGGGCCTGAAGAACGTCAGCGAGCCGATTGCACCGGTGTTCGGCAACAACGTCGATATCGGCAGCGGGGCCAAGGTGCTGGGCAGCATCCGCATTGGCAACAACGTGGTGATTGGTGCCAATGCCGTGGTGCTGGTGGATGTGCCGGACAACTCGCTGGCGGTGGGGGTGCCGGCGACCATCAAGGCCCGGCAAGCGGCCAGTACGGTGCCGGTCGAGTGAAACCCATGGCGAGCGGAACCGGCGTGGTGGTGATTGGCCGCAACGAAGGCCAGCGCCTCGAGCGTTGCTTGCGTTCGTTGGTGCATGGCGCGGACAAGGTGCTGTACGTCGACTCGGGGTCTTCCGATGGTTCACCGCACCTGGCCCGCAGCCTGGGGGTGGAGGTGCTGGCGCTGGACATGGGCCAACCGTTCACCGCCGCGCGCGCGCGCAATGAAGGCTTTGCCGCCTTGCAGCGGCTGCTGCCGTCGCTGCGCCTGGTGCAGTTCGTCGACGGCGATTGTGAGGTCGACGCTGGCTGGCTGGCGGTGGCGCGGGCGTTCCTCGACAGCCACCCCGACGTGGCGGTGGTGTGTGGCCGGCGACGTGAGCGTTTCCCCCAGCGTTCGGTTTACAACCTGTTGTGCGACCTGGAGTGGGATACCCCGGTCGGCGAGGCCAAGGCGTGCGGTGGCGATGCGCTGATGCGGGCAGATGCCTTTGCCGCCGTCGGCGGCTTCCGCGCCGGGTTGATCGCCGGCGAAGAGCCTGAACTGTGCGTACGCCTGCGGGCACAGGGCTGGAAAATCTGGCGCCTGGACGCCGAGATGACACTGCACGACGCCGCCATGACTCGTTTCGGTCAATGGTGGCGGCGCAGCCTGCGCGCCGGACATGCCTATGCAGAGGGGGCTTACCTGCATGGCCAGGCCCCCGAGCGGCACTGGCTGCGTGAATCGCGCCGGGCCTGGGCCTGGGGCTTGGGCATCCCGATGGCGATTGTGCTGGCCTGCCTGGCGTTGGGCGGCTGGGGCCTGCTGTTGCTGCTGATCTACCCGCTGCAGGCCTTGCGCCTGGCCCGCCGTGGTGGCAGATCGACGCGGGAGAACAGGCTCCAGGCGTTGTTCCTGGTGTTGGGCAAGTTCCCGGAAATGCTCGGGCAACTGAGGTTCTTGCAGCAGCGCTTCGTGGCCGGCAAGCCGGCCTTGATCGAATACAAGCAAGAGGGGCCGTGGATGCTTGGCACGATGGTGAAAAGCGTGTTCACCCTGCAACCGGGCTACTCGTTGCGCGCGCTGAACAACAAGTACCGGCTGATGCGGCAGATTGCCAGGCAATGGCCGGAATTGAACGCCTTCCTGCAGCGCATGACGTTGGCCCTGGGCGAGGCGCGCTGGCGCCGGCTGGGTGTGGATTGTATCGGCGTGGTGCAATGGCCCTACATCAGCAAATGCTGGGAAGCGCCGCAGCGCCTGGAGGTGGTGGCCTCGCATTTTGAGGTGGTGGCCGGGCAGTTTCCGGCACTGTTGCTGCTGGAGCGGACAGCCAGCCAGGTAGTGTGTGAGCTGTCCAGCCATTCGCCCGGTTGCCGCCTGGTCCTCGACCGGCCGATCTGGTTCAAGCGGGAAGGGGAGCTGGTGTTGAACCTGTTCCAAAACGACCTGCGCGTTGCCTCCCTGGCATTCACCATGTGCCGCAGCCAGGGCGAGCTGTGCCTGTTCATCGGTGCCGTGCAAGGCATTCACAAGGGGGTCGACAGCGAAACCTCGCTGGCCATCTACCGCGACCTGACCAAGGACTTCGAGGGGCTGCGACCGCGCAGCCTGCTGCTCGAAGCGCTGAAGTGCCTGGCCAGGACGTTGCGCGTGGTGCATCTGTATGCCGTGCGTGATGCCTGCCGCCACCACCGGCATGCGTATTTCGGCCATGACAAAGGCGAGGAACTGGTCGGCAATTATGACGCGATCTGGCAGGAGCATGGCGCCATTGCCTGCGAGCGTACGGATTTTTTTGCCCTGCCAATGGCTCCGGCACAACGGGCGAACGAGGACATCCCGTCCAGGAAACGGGCGATGTACCGCCGTCGCCAGTTACTGCTCGACGATGTTTTCGCTCGCTTGCAGGCTGCTTTGGCAGGCAGCGGTCACAACCTTGGGCTACAAGAGAAGCAGGGGGATGCACCTGACCAAGGGGCATCGGCGGGACACCAGCCACCGGTAGTCGACAGCTTGAAGTGATAGCTGACACTACTGCGGCGGGTCAGAAGGTTCATCATGCGGGTCTTGATCTGGATTCCTATGCGCATTGCCTATTTCATCAACCAGTACCCGAAAGTCAGCCACAGTTTCATCCGTCGCGAGATCCTCGCGCTGGAGCGCCAGGGGCTTACGGTGCAGCGTATTGCCTTGCGTGGGTGGGACGCCGAGCTGCAGGACGCTGAAGACGCGACTGAACGTGGCAACACCCGCTATGTGTTGCAAAGCGGCATGAGGGGCTTGCTGAAACCCACCTGGCAAGTGCTGTGCAGGCAGCCACGGCAGTTCTTCCGCGCACTGTGGCTGGCCATGCGCCTGGGCCTGCGGGCCGATCGCCCCTGGCCCTACCACATGATCTACCTGGCCGAGGCCTGCCAGGTGCTGCAATGGTTGCAGGCAGGTGAGGCGCAACATGTGCATGCACACTTCGGTACCAACTCCACCGAGGTGGTGATGCTGGCCCACGTACTGGGCGGGCCAGCCTACAGCTTTACCGTGCACGGGCCGGAGGAATTCGACAAACCACAGTTCCTGCACCTCGGCGAGAAAGTGCGGCGCGCCGCTTTTGTCGTGGCGGTCAGTTCGTACGGGCGCAGCCAGCTGTACCGCTGGGTGGCACACGACCACTGGGCCAAGGTGAAGGTGGTGCATTGTGGCCTCGAGCGCAGTTTCCACGAAGTAGCACCGGCCAGCGTACCCGCGGCGCTACGCCTGGTGTGCGTAGGGCGCTTGTGTGAACAGAAAGGCCAACTGCTGCTGCTTGAAGCAGCACGAATACTGGCTGCACGGCCCATCTGCTTCGAGCTGGTGCTGGCTGGTGACGGCGACATGCGCGGGCAGATCGAGGCGTTGATTGCTCGTTACGGCTTGCAGCAGTACGTGCGTATCACCGGCTGGATCAGCGGCGCGCAGGTGCGCGGAGAAATCCTTGCCGCCCGCGCGTTGGTGCTGCCCAGCTTCGCCGAGGGCTTGCCGGTGGTGATCATGGAGGCCATGGCGTTGCGCCGGCCGGTGCTGACCACCTATGTGGCCGGCATTCCCGAGCTGGTACAGCCGGGCGAGAACGGCTGGTTGTTTCCCGCCGGCGCCGTGGACGAACTGGCGACAGCCATGGCCGAATGCCTGGCGCAACCTGTCGAAGTGCTGCAGCGAATGGGCGAGGCGGCCCGCCAACGTGTGCTGCAACGGCATGATATCGACACCGAGGCGGCCCGGCTGGCCAGCTATTTCAAGGCATCCGCATGATAACTGTATTGGCTTGGTTTCTCGGCCTGCTGGCGATCATCGTCCTGCTACCGGTGCTGCTGCTGTTGCTGCAAGTGCTGATGGCTTGCCTGCCCAGGCCTGCGCAGCCCGTCGGCGGCAGCAGGCGTCCGCAGGTGGCTGTGCTGGTACCGGCTCATGACGAAGCTTCGATCATTCGTGCCACGCTGGCGAGCATCACCCCGCAGTTGCAGCCTGGCGACCGTTTGCTGGTGGTGGCCGACAACTGCACCGACGATACGGCGCAACTGGCGCGTGAGGCCGGCGCGGAGGTGGTGGAGCGGCACGATGTGCGCTTGCGTGGCAAGGGTTACGCCTTGGACTTTGGTGTGCGTCACCTGGCTGGCCAGCCGCCCGAGGTGGTGATCGTGGTGGATGCCGACTGCCGGGTAGGCGAGGCTGCAATCGAACGCCTGGCGCTTCGCTGCCAGCAAGTCGCCCGCCCGGTCCAGGCGTTGTACTTGACCCATGCACCGGCGGGGGCCGGGCCGAAAGTGCAAGTCGCCGAATTCGCCTGGCGGGTCAAGAACCTGGTCCGCCCGCGTGGCTGGGCCCGGTTGGGCCTGCCTTGCCAGCTGATGGGGGCAGGCATGGCGTTCGCCTGGCGTGACCTGGCCCTGGTCGACCTGGCCAATGGTCACCTGGTGGAGGATGTGAAGCTGGGCCTGGACCTGTGCCAGCAAGGCAAGCCCCCGATCTTCTGCCCCGAGGCCTTGGTCACCAGCCAGTTCCCGGCCAACGAGCAGGGCCTGAACAGCCAACGCACCCGCTGGGAGCATGGCCACCTGGGCCTGATGCTGAGCGATGCGCCCAGGCGCGCGCTGGCCGCCATCACGCAGGGTAACGGCAGCTTGCTGGCCATGACCCTGGACCTGCTGGTGCCGCCCTTGGCATTGCTGGTGCTGGCCCTGGTCGCGCTCAACCTGCTGGCCTGGCTGGCATACCTGCTGTTCGGCGTGGCGACACCGGCATGGATCGCCCTGTGCGGGTTGGCCTTGCTGGGCCTGGCAGTGGTGCTGGCGTGGGCGCGTTTCTGTCGCGAACTGGTCCCGTTTTCCGTGCTGCTGTACGCGCCGTTCTACGCGGCAAGGAAAGTCCCCATGTACCTGGGGTTCCTGATCAAGCGCCAGGTTGACTGGGTGCGTTCGAAACGGGATGACGATTGATGGCCCACTGGCAGAAGCGCTGGGACAGCATCATCGGCAAGCTCGAAACGGTGGCCGACGACGCTGCTACACAGCGCCTGCTCGACCGCATGGCCGCTGCACAAGCACCAACGGTGCTGGGCTTCGTCAATGCCCATGCGATGAACCTGGTCGTACGTGATCGCGCCTACAGCCAGGCATTGTCGGCGGCCGACGTGCTGCTGCGCGACGGCGCCGGCATGGCGATCCTCTACCGTCACCTCGGCCTGGAGCCCGGCCGCAACATGAATGGCACCGACTTCATTCCTCGGCTGATGGCCGCCTACCGGGGGCGGCGGGTGGCCTTCTGGGGGACACGGCAACCGTTTCTGGACCAGGCCGTGCAGCGCTGCGCGGCGTTGTTCGGGGTGGTGCCAGTGTCGGTTCACGATGGCTTTGCCAGCATCGAAACCTACCTGCAACTGGCCAGGGAGCGGCAACCGGAGTTGATCGTGCTGGGCATGGGCATGCCCAGGCAGGAGGCAGTGGCGGCGAGACTGGTGGCCACTGGCGGGCCGTGCCTGATCGTGTGCGGTGGGGCAATCCTGGACTTTCTCGGTGGTAAGGTCAGCCGGGCACCGAAGTGGCTGCGACGCTTGGGCGGGGAGTGGCTGTACCGGCTGTCGCGCGAGCCCAAGCGCCTGTTCACGCGCTATGTGGTGGGCAACCCGCTGTTCTTGCTGCGTACCCTGCTGTACCGCCGCAGCGGAGCGGCTGGCAGACTCGCCCGGTAAGCCAATTGGAAGGCGCGCGGGCGGCGTTGTCGGCACGCTGATGGCGTCTGGCTGCTACAGTGAGAGCAAGGATCGTCGGCTGCATGATCCTGATTCGCAGGCTTCGCATGGGCCGTTTTCAAGGCTTGCGGTTGGATCAAAGGCACTTGCTGCGCTCGAATTGAAGAGGTCTGAAATGGTTTTCGAACCCAGGAGCAGTCGTTCCCTACTTCAAAGAAGAAGCAGCGTCAGCAACGCCATCCAGGCCGGCCTCGATGGCATAGCAGTCACCGGTATCGCCTGGTATCTGATCTACGACCAGTTTGGCCATATCACCTCCGATTATGTGATCATGCTGCTGCTGCTGATTGGCGCCCTGGCGGTCATCTACGACCACTATGCGATCTACCGCAGCAACGTCGGGCTTTCCATCAAGGCTTTCCGGCTGTTCAAGGCGTGGTCGGCCACCTTTTGCTTCCTGGTGGTCATGGCCTTCCTGACCAAACAGAGCGAAACCTATTCGCGGCTGCTGATCGTGCAGCTGTTCATCATCGGCTACATCGCCCAGCTGTTTCTGCACTTTGCCGTGCGTGAACTGCAAAAGCGCTTCAGCGCGCATGCGCGCCTGGACAATGCCCTGATCATTGGCGCCGGTGACCTGGCCAATTTTCTCTATCAGAAAATCAGTAACAACCCCTGGTTCGGCGAACGTGTGCTGGGTTGCGTGCTGATCGACAAGCGCGACGAGCCGGGGCGGGACGCTGCCGAGGGCAAGCAACGCCTGCCGGTACTGGGGCACATTGCCGAGCTGGACGAGATCGTGGCCCGGCACGGCATCCGCACGGTATACCTGGTGACACCCCTGGGTGGTTCCGAGGTCATCAACGATGTGTACTTCAAGTTGCTCGACAAGTGCATTGCGGTGAACTGGGTGCCGGATATCTTCTCCTTGCGCCTGATCAACCACAGCGTGCGGGAAATCGCCGGCATTCCGGTGCTGACCTTGTCGGAAACCCCCTTGACCGGCATGAGCCTGTTCCTGAAGAACCTCGAGGACCGGGTGTTGGCGGCGCTGATCCTGCTGCTGGCATCGCCGGTGCTGCTGGCCGTGGCGCTGGCGATCAAGCTCGATAGCCGCGGCCCGGTGTTCTTCCGCCAGGAACGCACCGGCTGGACCGGGGAAGCGTTCCGTATCTGGAAGTTCAGAAGCATGCACGTGCACCAGCCGGAGCAGGGCGTGATCCGCCAGGCGCAGCGGAATGACCCGCGGCTGACGCGGGTCGGTGCCTTTATCCGCCGCACCAGCCTGGATGAGCTGCCGCAGTTGTTCAATGTACTGACCGGCGAAATGTCGCTGGTCGGGCCACGGCCGCATGCCTTGCAACATGACACGCTGTATTCGCAGGACATCGTCGATTACTTTGCCCGCCACAACATCAAGCCAGGCATGACCGGCCTGGCCCAGGTGCGCGGGTTCCGCGGCGAGACCAAGGATATCGAGCAGATGATCCAGCGGGTCGACTCGGACATCGAATACATCAACAACTGGTCGTTGTGGCTGGATTTCGTGATCCTGGTCCGCACACTGAACGCGTTTACCGGCAAGCAGGCTTATTGAGCTGGCTGGTCCTTGCTTAGCGGGTGCAACTCCCGGAAGCCTCGCGCTTCTTCCACCAGCCAGTCATGCACCGCTCGCGCACCAGGCTGGTTCAAGCCGCCCGGCGGGTAATGCACCACGTAGCGTTTGTGGTTGGCAATCGGCACGCCGAACGGCACGATCAGTGCCCCGCGTTCCAGCTCGTCGTTGAGCAGTGTGCGCCGCGCAATCGCCACGCCAATGCCGGCAATCGCTGCCTCGATGGTCAGGTGGTTACGATTGAACGTGTGCCCGCGTCGCACATCCAGGCCAGCGGCGCCGATGCCCTCCAGGTAGAACTCCCATTCGGCATATTCCGAACTGCCGCGCCAGGCGGTGATGTCATGCAGCAGCGGGTAATGCGCCAGGTCTGCCGGCCCGTGCAGCGGCGGGCGGCCGCGCAGCAGGGTGGGGGAACACACCGGGAAAATCTGCTCGTCCAGCAGTGGCGTCGAGAGCATGCCGGGGTAGCTGCCATCGTTCAGGTCGATGGCCAGGTCGAAATCACCCAGGGTCAATGCCTGGGCACTGTCCTCGGCCACCAGGCGCAGTTCGATGTCCGGGTAACGCTGCTGGAAACGCGGCAGGCGGGGCGTGAGCCATTTGGCCAGGAAC encodes the following:
- a CDS encoding oligosaccharide flippase family protein, coding for MPSIDVSAAASLRKRALKAGSWNLVSQVASQAMRLGGNLLMARLLVPEMFGVMVIANTISVLLHLLSDVGLRQNIVQSQRGDDPHFLNTAWTVQIIRGFVLFILTLLLALGAWLAQHAELWPADSTYAEPVLPMVLAATGLSAVIWGFQSTKIDVAVRTFQQKRVALVDLASQVVGLVVMLVLGYLTHSVWALVIAGLVSALAWTLLGHTALEGPRNRLQWDRSALNELIVFGRWILLSSMVGVLAMYGDRIWFGASMTTAQLGVYSIAVLILGAVQTALMKIFGAVALPAFSEAARADDKERLKALYHRFRLLVDLLVLFICGGFLTASPLLIGWLYDDRYREAGPMLAILSLSFLTLRYTLAHQVWIALGLTKYQAIDNIIRLVSLWGLLPLLLTLGGAEWAIWGVALHTLPTLVLIVYVNCKLDIFSLKRELMVLPMLLLGALCGALLTAFFNWL
- a CDS encoding FAD-dependent oxidoreductase, producing MINDYQLQKTLRDNYDVCIIGAGPAGITLALRLAAAGWRVLLAEGGGREYSSLSQDLYACKSTGLELYAKESRLRYLGGTSNHWAGRCRPFTASDFALPPIGGLPGWPIPYSEIAGYLPAAMEIVDLPPGSDFEAINSGLGGDEFEPDRFLLSPPTRFAQKYATALEQTEGLDVFINCNCVDLEFDEATGNLAAVVLSDYQRNRQRLVARTFVLATGGIENARQLLNSESLLRAGIVSKDGLVGSCFMEHLNIDLGSFILKSGLAPAPREYFTTDAFIDEYKAGKGNVRAALLAEVQTYGRTAEVKHFLENLACDMGVASKIAFVARFSCPGDGLISTLIEQFPNLYSRISLLDEKDALGVAKVNVNWALSADDRHTIKCIGSELAKQWADMDLGFIKLNDYVYDTSIPLRLSPHAHHMGTTRMASSAQTGVVDSNCKVFGIGNLYIAGSSIFATGGASNPTLPLLQFALRLADHLDARMSAARDALG
- a CDS encoding acyltransferase, which produces MKGWIRKAVAQYVHATGRGSSFYRRFCRPTALEWGAYLSRWGNFHSVGSHFHANPGSKFLDPSLVRIGNSVGLADCTLIGHDGVVLLIEHRFGKHLDSVGYIDIRDNCFIGHGAIIMPRVTIGPESIVAAGAVVTKDVPPGTVFGGNPAEFICTTEELIKRVEARCEAYPWIDLVKQRNGAYDPELEPLLMAQRRQYFFGDGSNG
- a CDS encoding glycosyltransferase family 2 protein — protein: MASKPVDVLVVNFNTAGLLQPMFDALRRADSERLANYLVVDNASVDDSLQRMAEVCPQALLLSNKHNVGFGRANNQLLAHLQGKYALLLNTDAFVAADALQKTLDYMEAHPDCGVLGVRLEGRDGDLQPSCRYFPTPLNVFAGRTGLGRFLPGLKMVDDMDWDHASVRECDWLPGCFYLVRREVLDQVGLFDPRYFLYYEEVDHCKRVKAAGWKVVFYPHTTVVHIGGESSRSVAELEAASRQISAYQIESELLYFRKHHGLAGLALHMLLVTLGDLVLALKALLKRRGWGAIRACWRHCRTTWSLLFKTRYASQATR
- a CDS encoding serine O-acetyltransferase codes for the protein MFENIRADLRAHGGDWGAQGFWVLLVYRFGRWRYGVRPALLRKLFSLLYKVLFKCVQIITGVELPCEVVIGRNFVIDHFGGIVISGYARFGDDCRIRNGVVVGLKNVSEPIAPVFGNNVDIGSGAKVLGSIRIGNNVVIGANAVVLVDVPDNSLAVGVPATIKARQAASTVPVE
- a CDS encoding VirK/YbjX family protein, which gives rise to MLGTMVKSVFTLQPGYSLRALNNKYRLMRQIARQWPELNAFLQRMTLALGEARWRRLGVDCIGVVQWPYISKCWEAPQRLEVVASHFEVVAGQFPALLLLERTASQVVCELSSHSPGCRLVLDRPIWFKREGELVLNLFQNDLRVASLAFTMCRSQGELCLFIGAVQGIHKGVDSETSLAIYRDLTKDFEGLRPRSLLLEALKCLARTLRVVHLYAVRDACRHHRHAYFGHDKGEELVGNYDAIWQEHGAIACERTDFFALPMAPAQRANEDIPSRKRAMYRRRQLLLDDVFARLQAALAGSGHNLGLQEKQGDAPDQGASAGHQPPVVDSLK
- a CDS encoding glycosyltransferase family 4 protein, which translates into the protein MRIAYFINQYPKVSHSFIRREILALERQGLTVQRIALRGWDAELQDAEDATERGNTRYVLQSGMRGLLKPTWQVLCRQPRQFFRALWLAMRLGLRADRPWPYHMIYLAEACQVLQWLQAGEAQHVHAHFGTNSTEVVMLAHVLGGPAYSFTVHGPEEFDKPQFLHLGEKVRRAAFVVAVSSYGRSQLYRWVAHDHWAKVKVVHCGLERSFHEVAPASVPAALRLVCVGRLCEQKGQLLLLEAARILAARPICFELVLAGDGDMRGQIEALIARYGLQQYVRITGWISGAQVRGEILAARALVLPSFAEGLPVVIMEAMALRRPVLTTYVAGIPELVQPGENGWLFPAGAVDELATAMAECLAQPVEVLQRMGEAARQRVLQRHDIDTEAARLASYFKASA
- a CDS encoding glycosyltransferase family 2 protein; this encodes MITVLAWFLGLLAIIVLLPVLLLLLQVLMACLPRPAQPVGGSRRPQVAVLVPAHDEASIIRATLASITPQLQPGDRLLVVADNCTDDTAQLAREAGAEVVERHDVRLRGKGYALDFGVRHLAGQPPEVVIVVDADCRVGEAAIERLALRCQQVARPVQALYLTHAPAGAGPKVQVAEFAWRVKNLVRPRGWARLGLPCQLMGAGMAFAWRDLALVDLANGHLVEDVKLGLDLCQQGKPPIFCPEALVTSQFPANEQGLNSQRTRWEHGHLGLMLSDAPRRALAAITQGNGSLLAMTLDLLVPPLALLVLALVALNLLAWLAYLLFGVATPAWIALCGLALLGLAVVLAWARFCRELVPFSVLLYAPFYAARKVPMYLGFLIKRQVDWVRSKRDDD
- a CDS encoding WecB/TagA/CpsF family glycosyltransferase; this translates as MAHWQKRWDSIIGKLETVADDAATQRLLDRMAAAQAPTVLGFVNAHAMNLVVRDRAYSQALSAADVLLRDGAGMAILYRHLGLEPGRNMNGTDFIPRLMAAYRGRRVAFWGTRQPFLDQAVQRCAALFGVVPVSVHDGFASIETYLQLARERQPELIVLGMGMPRQEAVAARLVATGGPCLIVCGGAILDFLGGKVSRAPKWLRRLGGEWLYRLSREPKRLFTRYVVGNPLFLLRTLLYRRSGAAGRLAR